The sequence TAGGCTTCTTCTTCATCGCCTTCTTCTCCTGCACTTTCCCTCCAAAATAACCTTCCTCACGTAAACTTAATATATGAGCCAAAGTGTTCGAGTCCTCCATTCTAATCAtcaactctctcttcctctcttgaTCCTCTCTAACTTCTCTGTTTCTATTTGCTATCAATGCATTTGTTGCAGCAGCTGCTTCGGCGTTGGCCAACTTTGACATGTTCTTGTGAAGCTCAGCATTTAATGAAGCCAATGCAACCTCGGTTTcagactctctctcttttaacaACTTCAACTCCACCTTTGTTTCCTCTAGCTCAGCTTCAAGCTTCTTTAGAGTGTATAAAACCAAGCTTTCATCTTCTCTTTTGTTGTCGCTAAAGACCAAGTTTCTTGTAGGGCTGTCATCGTCATCGTCATCGCTAAATACCAAATTTCTTGTAGTGTTTGGAACTATACTCATATTATAAGGCTTTGGAGATGGTGAGAACATTTCTCCTACGTTCACGTTATAAGGCTTTGGAGATGGTGAGAACATTTCTCCTACGTTCACGTTATAAGGCTTTGGAGATGGTGAGTACATTTCTCCGAGAAGAAGGCGCTCGCCAAAAATGGCGACGGCTTCTTTGACAGAGCGGAAGGGACGGGAGGTGTCAACGCTGGAGCTATAATCTAGGGTTGGGCTTTGAGGAAGAGAAAAGGGTTCCATGGTGGTGAGTTTGGGGTGAGAATGGTGTgcatgaagaagaaggagaaggagaacaAGATAGAGAAGCTATATTTGATATGATTGGTTaggtttgggttttctttgctTTTACTTCAAAAGTTTGGAAGGAAGTGGTGAAAGGGGAAGTGGGGTAAGGGTAAGATATAATAATATGGAAGTGGGAGACTGTTGTTTCAAGGTTAAGGTACGTAAGATCCGAATTTAGGATGAGGACGAGGATGAGGATGACTAGTTACCTGCAAAGAGTATATGTCACTTTGATACCATCAGGTGTGTCCCTCCagtttgtttttgttggaacattttaatattaaa is a genomic window of Quercus lobata isolate SW786 chromosome 2, ValleyOak3.0 Primary Assembly, whole genome shotgun sequence containing:
- the LOC115963653 gene encoding uncharacterized protein LOC115963653, with the translated sequence MEPFSLPQSPTLDYSSSVDTSRPFRSVKEAVAIFGERLLLGEMYSPSPKPYNVNVGEMFSPSPKPYNMSIVPNTTRNLVFSDDDDDDSPTRNLVFSDNKREDESLVLYTLKKLEAELEETKVELKLLKERESETEVALASLNAELHKNMSKLANAEAAAATNALIANRNREVREDQERKRELMIRMEDSNTLAHILSLREEGYFGGKVQEKKAMKKKPIIPLVGDLFSRKKRSSKTMQNPLYSSPNVYN